A section of the Brachyhypopomus gauderio isolate BG-103 chromosome 13, BGAUD_0.2, whole genome shotgun sequence genome encodes:
- the LOC143473882 gene encoding uncharacterized protein LOC143473882: MEIVWEESAQVVGAELELQQDGDDTGHRAQGAVWVVPKHYDPRDSSEEEDGVASQVLGGGVGDCVCCVCGRRFAFLAHLIEHFAVHKSDVRCHLCQVTFPRVISLALHLDSHSGHRLFCSRCGVAFRTTWHMNGHMEKHTQGMEVRAPDALTPSPADQKLEEDEEEEEDVEEAIVENEEMDVKHLKEEEGEEEEDVKEAIVENEEMDVKYLKEEEQEMKIEDRDSPGRDHLLLGACKFDHNYFNRQTLPTPAALSERVRGIQGSTQETMDHVKTSSSETLYVNNNKSDTAASLNVSEPEVGQRETVEVEMLRGLKEGRKSASVSSPTELLVQVEEDYEKCSWEQGPIQEEAVKEEDEFSVASSDGDSLPPGDSAYTPEEDLHSDKDSVGSSSDSSGDDAPRRCKGKRSRATRGRRKRACAVVGQKPLATATPEPLCSSCGLFRGPRGVGGRCQCEPQLTCCQCGLAQESQEQLLKHQAEKHPSTKYVCASCMRIFNDHNIFTRHVCCSGPKAPPAPPPPAPTKHAGRGKNLPLMILNFVPPSSGGGARKAPLSTGDRAFPTILLTNNAIVNPGQKLPVQNSSLPVLPNKPSLSTNQSVPMQVMATLSLNNEQKVTGLVLKGVQSSGTPSSPVTRAETIHLNVATQSQVKVHTPAPPPAQMVFQGVVMSQHGPAPAGPPAHPPGCTPPLMASVLGPAGVPIQPQQSRVALRIPPCSPSTTVSVSFSPTPVQFPAPVLVSANGPKIPPLPLQMRKFDHNYFNRQTLPTPAALSERVRGIQGSTQETMDHVKTSSSETLYVNNNKSDTAASLNVSEPEVGQRETVEVEMLRGLKEGRKSASTTVSVSFSPTPVQFPAPMLVSANGPKTPPLKNLPLARPMRPIVLCFSAPGPTPVPVCGPAPVPATGLASGPTRSPAPGPAPGPAPGPAPGPPPRPPPAPHGLCPTSAPAPLSGVAPSPSCSAPRLPSPAGPSSPSPTLLAPPPSQGPLKIVAMFVNQSQELALQKRLHQSWRSKAVFPCRQCGAVSRQPSLGVRHRYRHRGPRRHRCACGRAFQRLLHLLRHQVQHAEAVRYVCAACGRTFQGTRRLGRHGPDGLGAGPRRQCRNTFPCVCGQVFARPAALLWHMLKNSKSRKKRLKTFVI; the protein is encoded by the coding sequence GGCGCTGTCTGGGTTGTTCCCAAGCATTACGATCCGCGAGACTCCAGCGAGGAGGAGGATGGTGTCGCGTCGCAggtgctcggcggaggcgtcgGAGACTGTGTCTGCTGCGTGTGCGGCCGGCGCTTCGCGTTCCTGGCCCACCTGATCGAGCACTTCGCCGTGCACAAGTCCGACGTGCGCTGTCACCTGTGCCAGGTGACGTTCCCCCGCGTCATTTCGCTGGCTCTCCACCTGGACTCCCACTCTGGGCACCGCCTCTTTTGCAGCAGGTGCGGTGTGGCCTTCCGTACCACCTGGCACATGAACGGACACATGGAGAAGCACACGCAGGGGATGGAGGTGCGCGCACCTGATGCTCTGACGCCTTCGCCGGCAGACCAGAAgctggaggaggatgaggaggaggaagaagatgtAGAGGAGGCTATTGTTGAGAATGAGGAGATGGATGTGAAGCacctgaaggaggaggagggcgaggaggaggaagatgtaAAGGAGGCTATTGTCGAGAACGAGGAGATGGATGTGAAGTACttgaaggaggaggagcaggagatgAAGATCGAAGATCGAGACTCCCCAGGCAGAGATCACCTGCTGCTGGGAGCGTGTAAGTTTGATCATAATTACTTTAACAGGCAGACCCTCCCGACGCCTGCTGCTCTGTCCGAGCGTGTGCGTGGCATACAGGGTTCTACCCAGGAAACTATGGACCATGTCAAAACCAGCAGTAGTGAAACTTTATATGTAAATAACAATAAATCAGACACTGCAGCATCCTTGAATGTGTCGGAGCCCGAGGTTGGCCAGCGGGAGACGGTGGAGGTTGAGATGCTTCGCGGTTTGAAGGAGGGCAGGAAAAGTGCTTCTGTGTCATCTCCCACGGAGCTGCTCGTCCAAGTGGAGGAGGACTACGAGAAATGCTCTTGGGAACAAGGCCCGATTCAGGAGGAAGCTGTGAAGGAAGAAGACGAGTTCAGCGTGGCGAGCAGCGATGGCGACTCGTTGCCCCCGGGCGACTCTGCGTACACCCCCGAGGAGGATCTGCATTCCGATAAAGACTCCGTCGGGTCCAGCAGCGACTCCTCGGGGGACGACGCTCCGCGGAGGTGCAAAGGCAAAAGGTCGAGAGCTACGCGCGGCAGACGTAAGCGTGCGTGCGCCGTCGTGGGCCAGAAGCCCCTCGCCACCGCGACCCCTGAGCCGCTCTGCTCCTCCTGCGGTCTCTTCAGAGGCCCCCGTGGGGTCGGGGGGCGGTGCCAGTGCGAGCCGCAGCTCACGTGCTGCCAGTGCGGCCTCGCGCAAGAGAGCCAAGAGCAGCTGCTGAAACACCAGGCGGAGAAGCACCCGTCCACCAAGTACGTCTGCGCCAGCTGCATGCGCATCTTTAACGACCACAACATCTTCACCAGGCACGTGTGCTGCAGCGGGCCCAAGGCGCCTCCCGCACCACCGCCACCAGCCCCCACCAAGCACGCAGGCAGGGGCAAAAATCTGCCCCTGATGATTCTGAATTTTGTGCCTCCGTCCTCCGGCGGAGGGGCTCGCAAGGCTCCGCTCAGCACCGGGGACCGGGCCTTTCCCACCATCCTGCTCACCAACAACGCCATCGTTAACCCGGGTCAGAAACTTCCGGTTCAGAATTCCTCGCTGCCTGTATTGCCCAACAAACCTTCCTTGTCCACTAATCAGTCAGTGCCGATGCAAGTAATGGCCACTTTGTCACTGAATAATGAGCAGAAGGTGACTGGTTTGGTTTTAAAAGGGGTGCAGAGCTCAGGGACCCCTTCGTCTCCCGTTACGAGGGCAGAGACGATACACCTCAACGTAGCAACGCAGTCGCAGGTCAAAGTGCACACGCCGGCCCCCCCTCCAGCTCAAATGGTTTTCCAAGGCGTCGTCATGTCCCAGCATGGGCCAGCTCCCGCCGGTCCCCCTGCCCACCCGCCCGGCTGTACGCCCCCCCTGATGGCGTCCGTTCTCGGCCCCGCGGGCGTGCCCATCCAACCCCAGCAGTCCAGGGTGGCTCTGCGCATCCCCCCCTGCAGCCCCTCCACCACGGTGTCCGTGTCTTTCTCCCCCACCCCTGTCCAGTTTCCCGCACCCGTGCTCGTTTCTGCCAATGGGCCAAAGATCCCGCCCCTGCCGCTGCAAATGCGTAAGTTTGATCATAATTACTTTAACAGGCAGACCCTCCCGACGCCTGCTGCTCTGTCCGAGCGTGTGCGTGGCATACAGGGTTCTACCCAGGAAACTATGGACCATGTCAAAACCAGCAGTAGTGAAACTTTATATGTAAATAACAATAAATCAGACACTGCAGCATCCTTGAATGTGTCGGAGCCCGAGGTTGGCCAGCGGGAGACGGTGGAGGTTGAGATGCTTCGCGGTTTGAAGGAGGGCAGGAAAAGTGCCTCCACCACGGTGTCCGTGTCTTTCTCTCCCACCCCTGTCCAGTTTCCCGCACCCATGCTCGTTTCTGCCAATGGGCCGAAGACCCCGCCCCTCAAGAATCTGCCGCTTGCCAGACCTATGAGACCAATTGTGCTATGCTTCTCTGCTCCTGGCCCAACTCCTGTCCCCGTCTGTGGTCCTGCCCCTGTTCCCGCCACTGGTCTCGCCTCTGGTCCCACTCGTAGTCCCGCCCCTGGTCCCGCCCCTGGTCCCGCCCCTGGTCCCGCCCCTggtcctcctcctcgccctcctcctgctcctcatgGTCTCTGTCCCACTTCTGCTCCTGCTCCTCTATCCGGCGtggccccctccccctcttgcTCCGCCCCACGACTTCCGAGCCCTGCCGGCCCTTCAAGCCCCTCCCCTACtctcctggcccctcccccgTCCCAGGGTCCCCTGAAGATCGTGGCCATGTTCGTGAACCAGAGCCAGGAGCTGGCGCTGCAGAAGCGCTTGCACCAGTCCTGGCGCTCCAAGGCCGTCTTCCCCTGCCGGCAGTGTGGGGCCGTCTCTAGGCAACCGTCGCTAGGTGTGCGCCATCGCTACCGGCACCGCGGCCCGCGCCGGCACCGGTGCGCGTGCGGCCGGGCCTTCCAGCGGCTTCTCCACCTGCTGAGACACCAGGTGCAGCACGCCGAGGCCGTGCGCTACGTCTGCGCCGCCTGCGGACGCACCTTCCAGGGGACTCGGCGGCTGGGTCGCCACGGGCCGGACGGGCTCGGCGCCGGGCCGCGCCGGCAGTGCCGCAACACGTTCCCCTGCGTCTGCGGACAGGTGTTCGCCAGACCCGCCGCCCTGCTCTGGCACATGCTGAAAAATTCGAAATCCCGCAAAAAACGCTTAAAAACGTTCGTGATTTAG